GGCCGCCGGGTGCTGATCCGCATCGAGGACCGCGGTCCCGGCATCCCGGCGGACAGCGCCGCCCGGCTCTTCACACCCTTTTTCACCACCAAGGCCGCCGGCACCGGCCTGGGGCTGGCCTACGCCCGCAAGGTCATCGAGGGCATGCGCGGGGAGATCGCCCTCGCCAACCGGGATGGCGGCGGGGCGGTGCTGTCCATCTGGCTGCCACGGGGGTGACCTCCGGCCATGCAACGACGGATCCTGGTGGTGGACGACGATGCGCCCATGCGCGCCTTCCTGACCGGCGTGCTCCGGGAGGAGGGCTACGTGGTGGAGGAGGCGGGTGGGGGCCAGGAGGCCTTGGCCCGCCTCAGGGCGGCGCCTTTTGATCTGGTGCTCACCGACCTCCGGATGCCCGACCTCACGGGACTGGACCTCCTGGCCCCCGGCCGGGTGGCCCGGCCGGAGGCCCGCTGGGTGCTCATCACCGCCTACGGCTCCATCGGCAGCGCCGTCGAGGCCATGAAGGCCGGGGCGGCTGACTACCTGACCAAGCCCCTGCGCAGCCCCGATGAGCTGCGGCATGTGGTCCGCCGGGTGCTGCGGGAGGCCGAGGCCGAGGAGAAGATCGAGGTTCTGTCCGAGGAGCTGGGGCGAAGCTTCCCGCCCCTGGAGACCGTGTTCTGCGGCGAGGCCATGCAGGCGGTCCGCCAGCTGGTGGTCGAGGTGGCCCCCACCACGACCACGGTTCTGGTCACCGGCCCGACCGGCACCGGCAAGGAGCTGGTGGCTCGGGCCATCCATGGCCTGAGTGCCCGGCGCCTGCGGCCGTTCGTGGCCGTGCATTGCGCGGCCCTGGCCGAGTCGGTGCTCGAAAGTGAGCTGTTCGGCCACGAGCGGGGTGCCTATACCGGCGCGGTGGCCAGCCGCAAGGGGCGCTTCGAGCTGGCCCATGGCGGCACCCTCTTTCTGGACGAGGTCGGGGACATCCCGCTCGCCATCCAGGTGAAGCTCTTGCGGGTGCTGCAGGAGCGGGAGATCGAGCGGGTGGGCGGAGCCGGTCCGGTGGCCACGGATGTGCGGATCATCTCGGCCACCAACCAGGACCTGCGGGCGGCGATGGCAGCCGGCCGCTTCCGGGAGGACCTCTTCTACCGTCTCAACGTCTTCCCCATCGCCATCCCGCCCCTGGCCTGGCGCCGGGACGCCATCCTGCCGCTGGCCCAGTACTTTGTGGTCCGCTCGGCGGCGGCTTGCGGCAAGCCGCCGCCGGCCTTGACCGGCGAGGCCGGCCAGGCCCTGGCCGCCTATGCCTGGCCGGGCAATGTCCGCGAGCTGCAAAACGTTATCGAGCGGGCGGTGATCCTGGCCGGCAGCACCGTCCTGCCTCGCCATCTGAATCTGGAGCCAATGGGTCCGGGGGAGGGGGCGGGGCGCCTGCAGGCCAGCGAGCGGGAGACCATTGTCCGGGTGCTCTCCGAGGTGGGGGGCAACCGCCGCCAGGCGGCGGAGCTCCTGGGCATCTCCCTGCGCACCCTCCAGTACCGGATCAAGGAGTACGGCCTATGACGACCCCTGCCCGTGGCAAGAGGGAGCGGCCAGCCGCCAGCCTGGCCTCGCTCCTGGCCCTGGCTCTGCTGGTGCCGGCGGCGCTGCCGGCCCGGGCCGCCGGGGGGGAGGCGGCGACCGGCCTGACCGCGCCCGATTCAGCCCTGGGCTTCGACCGCAACACGGTGGGCGAGGTCCAAGGCCAGGCGGCTGGCCTGGTCGTCCCGGACCAGGGACTGGTCCGCTTCCGGCTGCAGACCGCAAGCGGCCCCTACCTGGTCGTCACCGCCCCTCCCTGGTACTGGCGGCAGCTCAAGCTTCCCCTGGCGGACGGTGTCGAGGTGGTGGTGGAGGGGTCCAAGTCGCTGGCTGCCGACGGCGAGCGGATCGTCGTCGCCCGCTGCCTGCGCCTGCTGCCGGACGGTCGCACCATGGTCTTCCGGGACTACCGCGGCCGGCCGATGTGGGAGATCGGCCCCCGCCCCGGCCAGCCCCGGCAGCCTTAGCCACCCGGGAAGGGCGGGGGCGGCTGGCGCCCCTCGGCACTCCCTGTGGGACAATTCTGTCCCTTGCCCTCCATTCTTGTCTCCTCTCCGGCACGCCCAACCGCTGGCGG
This region of Thermodesulfobacteriota bacterium genomic DNA includes:
- a CDS encoding sigma-54 dependent transcriptional regulator codes for the protein MQRRILVVDDDAPMRAFLTGVLREEGYVVEEAGGGQEALARLRAAPFDLVLTDLRMPDLTGLDLLAPGRVARPEARWVLITAYGSIGSAVEAMKAGAADYLTKPLRSPDELRHVVRRVLREAEAEEKIEVLSEELGRSFPPLETVFCGEAMQAVRQLVVEVAPTTTTVLVTGPTGTGKELVARAIHGLSARRLRPFVAVHCAALAESVLESELFGHERGAYTGAVASRKGRFELAHGGTLFLDEVGDIPLAIQVKLLRVLQEREIERVGGAGPVATDVRIISATNQDLRAAMAAGRFREDLFYRLNVFPIAIPPLAWRRDAILPLAQYFVVRSAAACGKPPPALTGEAGQALAAYAWPGNVRELQNVIERAVILAGSTVLPRHLNLEPMGPGEGAGRLQASERETIVRVLSEVGGNRRQAAELLGISLRTLQYRIKEYGL